One window from the genome of Spirosoma rhododendri encodes:
- a CDS encoding DUF4394 domain-containing protein gives MFTKKQLRFSAGMLAIGSLLSLNACQDRQMLDPQGASTTANARLAANFDFYALTDNNRLLKMNTGNPSVSQEMMTITGVLNNERLTGIDFRPATGQLYAISNGSRLYTINLRTGAAVPVGSAALTPGVMGDAVGFDFNPTVDRIRLVSNRGQNLRLNPETGAVMIVDGPINGVAGASVSGVAYSNNRSGVTTTTLYDIDPVTDKLYRQNPPNDGGLVEVGPLGVDVAGQSNFDIAPDGSAIATMISNGVQGLYEINLTTGRAELLGNLPSAMSIVGMAIPTEHIAYVADGMNMLHYINLNTGATHTVKAITGLQTGETLRGIDMRPVNGQLYALGTTNRIYTINMASGAATAVGAPISTGVMGDVGFDFNPTVDRIRIVSNDGQNLRYNPNDNSVIVDGRLNPGSPNVTAAAYTNNFPGATSTTLYDIDSRTGNAMLYRQIPPNNGGLELVGSLGRQIEGGNGFDIGGTSNVGHAALRVDGITRLYTINLTTGVSTERTALAGNPSVRGFAVGLGF, from the coding sequence ATGTTTACGAAAAAACAACTACGTTTCTCAGCAGGAATGCTGGCCATCGGCTCATTGCTCTCCCTGAATGCCTGTCAGGATCGGCAAATGCTTGACCCTCAAGGAGCGTCTACAACGGCTAACGCCCGGCTAGCCGCCAACTTTGATTTCTATGCGCTGACAGACAACAACCGGCTCCTGAAGATGAACACCGGCAACCCGTCGGTCAGTCAGGAAATGATGACCATCACGGGTGTTCTGAACAACGAGCGGCTCACCGGCATTGATTTCCGGCCTGCTACCGGTCAGTTGTACGCGATCAGCAATGGTAGCCGCCTGTATACCATCAACCTGCGTACTGGAGCCGCAGTACCCGTCGGTTCGGCGGCACTGACACCCGGCGTGATGGGTGATGCCGTTGGTTTCGATTTCAACCCAACTGTCGACCGTATTCGGCTGGTATCAAACCGGGGACAAAATTTACGGCTAAACCCTGAAACGGGCGCGGTCATGATCGTCGATGGTCCTATCAACGGCGTAGCCGGTGCATCAGTATCTGGTGTTGCCTACAGCAATAACCGCTCGGGCGTAACGACAACCACGCTGTATGACATCGATCCCGTAACGGACAAGCTGTACCGCCAAAATCCGCCGAACGATGGTGGACTGGTCGAAGTCGGCCCGCTTGGCGTTGACGTAGCCGGACAAAGTAACTTCGACATTGCGCCGGACGGCAGTGCTATCGCCACGATGATCAGCAATGGCGTGCAGGGCTTATATGAAATTAACCTGACAACCGGCCGGGCCGAACTGCTTGGTAACTTGCCCAGTGCCATGAGTATCGTTGGTATGGCTATCCCGACTGAGCATATCGCTTACGTTGCCGATGGTATGAACATGCTGCACTACATCAACCTGAATACGGGGGCCACCCACACCGTCAAAGCGATTACAGGTCTGCAAACGGGCGAAACGCTGCGTGGTATCGATATGCGGCCGGTGAATGGTCAGTTGTACGCGCTCGGTACAACCAATCGCATCTACACGATCAACATGGCTAGTGGAGCCGCTACGGCCGTTGGTGCGCCCATCTCGACCGGTGTGATGGGTGATGTTGGTTTTGATTTCAACCCAACCGTCGACCGTATCCGCATCGTGAGCAACGATGGTCAGAATCTGCGCTACAACCCCAACGACAACTCGGTAATCGTTGACGGTCGTCTGAACCCCGGCAGCCCCAACGTAACGGCTGCTGCCTACACCAATAACTTCCCCGGCGCTACTTCAACGACGCTGTACGACATCGACAGCCGTACCGGCAACGCCATGTTGTACCGGCAGATTCCACCAAATAACGGTGGGCTGGAACTGGTAGGTAGTCTGGGACGGCAGATCGAAGGCGGTAATGGCTTCGACATCGGCGGTACCTCGAACGTGGGCCACGCTGCGCTGCGCGTCGACGGTATCACCCGGCTGTACACGATCAACCTGACGACCGGCGTATCGACCGAGCGTACAGCATTGGCCGGCAACCCATCCGTCCGTGGCTTCGCTGTCGGCCTGGGTTTCTAA
- a CDS encoding metallophosphoesterase family protein has protein sequence MPSTDPLIFVHLGDLHITKASEPNYLDYLSIVAQLALECGPALDFVVLPGDNADNGKPYQYKLVSTALKMLDVPVHLIPGDHDMESGNLDAFYTMPLAEPLPKSRVVKGVCCLFLDISGTGSGGPDFRLGLRQYDWLRQELAQATAQSEPIVVFMHTYPADFTDEQETTVVNQLFADHNVVLVDIGHTHYNELANDGHTIFAATRSTGQIEEGPVGYSVATVQGETVSWRFKTLHDAFPFVLITTPTDYRLLRTDHQSYSTGVIRVEAVVLGSRSVDRVACRINQYDWQIMTPTESGRGWQAEVEVPAGEVAMLTVEAVDSSGRPGQHIIQLSPADQNTPVRHKNGSDADSIGAWPQNGIVGTQLGPNRNGKPS, from the coding sequence ATGCCGAGCACCGACCCGCTTATTTTCGTTCACCTGGGCGATCTGCACATTACCAAAGCCAGCGAACCCAACTACCTCGATTATTTGTCTATTGTCGCGCAACTGGCACTGGAATGCGGCCCCGCGCTGGATTTCGTAGTGTTGCCGGGCGACAATGCCGATAACGGCAAGCCGTACCAGTACAAACTGGTGTCTACGGCCCTGAAAATGCTGGACGTACCCGTACACCTCATTCCCGGCGACCACGACATGGAATCGGGTAATCTGGATGCGTTTTATACGATGCCGCTGGCCGAGCCATTGCCCAAATCACGGGTAGTAAAAGGAGTGTGCTGCCTGTTTCTGGACATCAGTGGCACAGGCAGTGGCGGCCCTGATTTTCGGCTGGGCCTGCGCCAGTACGACTGGTTACGTCAGGAGCTGGCTCAGGCAACCGCCCAAAGCGAACCGATTGTGGTGTTCATGCACACATACCCCGCCGACTTTACGGATGAGCAGGAAACAACGGTGGTGAATCAGCTGTTCGCTGACCATAACGTGGTGCTGGTCGACATCGGGCACACGCATTACAACGAACTGGCGAACGACGGGCACACGATTTTTGCCGCTACCCGCTCGACCGGGCAGATCGAGGAAGGGCCGGTGGGGTATTCAGTCGCGACCGTTCAGGGGGAGACGGTAAGCTGGCGATTCAAGACCTTACACGACGCATTCCCGTTTGTGCTTATCACCACACCCACCGATTACCGACTGCTGCGAACTGATCATCAGTCTTACTCCACGGGCGTAATCCGGGTGGAGGCCGTTGTGCTGGGTAGCCGTTCCGTTGATCGGGTCGCCTGTCGGATTAACCAGTACGATTGGCAGATCATGACTCCCACCGAGAGCGGGCGCGGCTGGCAGGCCGAGGTAGAGGTACCCGCTGGCGAAGTCGCGATGCTAACCGTGGAAGCCGTGGACAGCAGCGGCCGACCCGGTCAACATATAATTCAGCTAAGCCCGGCTGACCAAAATACGCCCGTCCGCCACAAAAACGGGAGTGATGCCGATTCAATCGGTGCCTGGCCGCAGAACGGTATCGTGGGTACGCAACTAGGGCCTAACCGTAACGGTAAACCATCCTGA
- a CDS encoding aldo/keto reductase: MENKFVTLNNGVEMPLLGLGVYAPNHNSEVQQAVEWALEAGCRLIDTASIYGNEVEVADAIQASGLSETDVFITTKVWNTDQGYEQTLRAFDRSAAKLRRDVVDLYLIHWPVKQYRHDTWRALEQLYTDGRIRAIGVSNHYQKHLDELLSQAVVVPAVNQIEFSPYCYRPDVLTYCRDKGIQVEGYAPLARGKKQSDPRLIAIAERHHKSTFQVLIRWSLQQGVVTIPKSVHRERIQANFDVFDFTLSADEMTELNTFYDNTRIADDPDTLD; the protein is encoded by the coding sequence ATGGAAAACAAATTTGTTACGCTCAACAATGGTGTAGAGATGCCGCTGCTGGGCCTGGGCGTGTACGCGCCAAACCACAATAGCGAAGTGCAACAGGCTGTCGAATGGGCGCTGGAAGCCGGTTGCCGATTGATTGATACGGCATCGATCTACGGCAACGAAGTCGAAGTTGCCGACGCCATACAAGCCAGTGGCCTGTCAGAAACAGATGTGTTTATTACGACGAAAGTGTGGAACACCGATCAGGGCTACGAACAGACGTTGCGGGCGTTCGACAGAAGCGCAGCTAAACTCAGACGAGACGTCGTTGACCTTTACCTGATTCACTGGCCCGTCAAGCAATACCGACACGACACATGGCGGGCTTTGGAGCAGCTGTATACCGACGGTCGCATTCGGGCCATTGGGGTGTCGAACCACTACCAGAAGCACCTCGATGAGTTACTCAGTCAGGCGGTAGTAGTGCCCGCCGTCAACCAGATTGAGTTCAGCCCTTACTGCTACCGGCCCGATGTCCTGACTTATTGCCGCGACAAAGGGATTCAGGTGGAAGGCTATGCACCGCTGGCGCGGGGCAAAAAGCAGAGCGATCCCCGGCTGATCGCGATCGCGGAACGGCATCATAAAAGTACGTTTCAGGTGCTGATCCGGTGGTCGTTGCAGCAGGGCGTCGTTACGATTCCCAAGTCGGTTCACCGGGAACGCATTCAGGCCAACTTCGACGTATTTGACTTTACCCTGTCTGCCGACGAAATGACTGAGTTAAACACCTTTTACGACAACACCCGCATCGCTGACGACCCCGACACACTGGACTAA
- a CDS encoding putative toxin-antitoxin system toxin component, PIN family encodes METPLRLPASTSVVFDTNVLISTFVFPGFAADVYDFCVIHFGLYTSEWIVSELFNRKLDVKFKYSPERRSQIIDVIRERHTVVLPTNEMPTDCRDADDNNVIQASLFVNADFLITGDRDLLDLNRVGQTKIISPKAFFELYIV; translated from the coding sequence ATGGAAACGCCCTTGCGTTTACCTGCCTCTACGTCAGTTGTTTTTGACACAAACGTCCTCATTTCCACATTCGTCTTCCCCGGTTTTGCAGCAGACGTGTATGACTTCTGCGTCATTCATTTTGGGTTATACACCTCAGAATGGATCGTAAGTGAGTTGTTCAACAGGAAACTGGACGTTAAGTTCAAGTATTCGCCAGAACGCCGATCGCAGATCATAGACGTTATCCGCGAAAGGCATACGGTTGTACTACCGACAAACGAGATGCCGACTGACTGCCGCGATGCAGACGATAACAATGTCATACAGGCATCTCTATTCGTCAACGCTGATTTCCTAATTACGGGAGATCGGGATTTGTTGGACTTAAATCGCGTCGGCCAAACAAAGATCATCAGCCCCAAAGCTTTTTTTGAGTTGTATATCGTCTGA
- a CDS encoding porin family protein translates to MFRTISLRSFYCLVVLVSLCFTGSYAQQRFSAGPRIGLNLSNYWGNADDLRFKPGVNAGVFLSYSSLNHFGISADVLYSQRGAKYDTQVLKFTQRVNYLEIPVVARYYLTLNGDFRPNIFIGPSLGFKLNARRVNGEPNVNNINADNTSDFRDIDLGATGGFQLNWRTGKRQHFLIDARYTLGLSEVQTSLPNRWGARNNLQNSTISLSLGYAFGVGPEFRSRYSR, encoded by the coding sequence ATGTTTCGCACAATTTCTTTACGTTCTTTTTACTGCTTAGTTGTTTTAGTTAGCCTTTGTTTCACAGGTAGTTACGCGCAGCAGCGTTTCAGTGCTGGCCCCCGAATTGGCTTGAATTTATCTAATTACTGGGGCAACGCCGACGATCTACGCTTCAAGCCGGGTGTCAACGCCGGGGTTTTCCTGTCCTACAGTTCGCTGAACCATTTTGGCATCTCTGCCGACGTTCTATACTCGCAACGCGGTGCCAAATACGACACGCAGGTGCTCAAGTTTACCCAGCGGGTCAACTACCTGGAGATACCCGTCGTGGCCCGTTATTACCTGACGCTGAATGGTGATTTCCGTCCAAACATCTTCATCGGACCGTCGCTGGGATTCAAGCTCAACGCCCGTCGTGTCAATGGTGAGCCTAACGTGAACAACATCAACGCCGACAATACCAGCGATTTCCGCGATATCGATCTGGGCGCAACGGGTGGCTTCCAGCTGAACTGGCGCACCGGCAAACGCCAGCACTTCCTGATCGACGCCCGCTACACGCTGGGCCTGAGCGAAGTACAAACCAGCCTGCCTAACCGGTGGGGGGCTCGTAACAACCTGCAAAACTCGACCATCAGCCTGTCGCTGGGTTACGCATTCGGGGTTGGTCCTGAATTCCGCAGCCGCTACAGCCGGTAG
- a CDS encoding porin family protein yields the protein MTRTKTVGSWLAVALLCASMPFATAQQRFSAGPRVGANLSSFAGNAMGNQYRPGLTAGLFVMYSSLNHFGISVDALYSQMGANYSAFDALSQTSITYKQRLTYIEVPVALRYFLTNSGTFRPNLFVGPSLGFLVKGESLPVERLGVQFPTIDNTSSFRPLDLGLMAGFQLNFPGFGERQRFLIDGRYRYGLNDVRKDNTTNSHNSTFTLTLGYGFGVGPEYRSRYQK from the coding sequence ATGACACGAACTAAAACCGTGGGTAGCTGGCTTGCCGTAGCCCTACTCTGTGCCAGTATGCCGTTTGCAACGGCTCAGCAGCGATTCAGCGCCGGCCCACGCGTTGGCGCTAATCTCTCCAGCTTTGCCGGTAATGCGATGGGAAACCAATATCGGCCGGGTCTGACGGCTGGATTGTTTGTCATGTACAGTTCGCTGAATCACTTCGGTATTTCTGTCGACGCACTGTATTCACAAATGGGGGCTAATTATTCGGCCTTCGACGCACTATCGCAAACGTCAATTACGTACAAGCAACGGTTAACCTATATCGAGGTGCCGGTGGCACTCCGATACTTTCTGACTAATAGCGGTACGTTTCGCCCTAATTTATTCGTAGGACCATCATTAGGGTTTCTGGTCAAAGGGGAGAGTTTGCCCGTAGAGCGTCTAGGCGTTCAGTTTCCAACGATCGATAATACGTCGTCGTTTCGGCCGCTTGATTTGGGGCTGATGGCTGGCTTTCAGTTGAACTTTCCGGGCTTTGGCGAGCGGCAGCGTTTCCTTATCGATGGCCGGTACCGTTACGGGCTGAACGATGTTCGTAAGGACAACACCACGAATTCGCACAATTCGACGTTCACGCTGACGCTGGGCTACGGTTTCGGCGTTGGTCCGGAGTATCGCAGTCGGTATCAGAAATAG
- a CDS encoding MFS transporter, translating into MADMQAGIGPFLGVFLLAHGWKSGLIGSVMTIGGVAGMLMTAPAGALIDATTRKRMYVVIAAVATTLASAIILLSQNFWLVCLSQVATAVAGSAIGPAVVGITLGIVKQTEFTRQNGYNQAYNHAGNVVGAALSGYLGMRFGMPAVFYLAALFGVLAIVSVLLIPAKAIDDKAARGLSDKQDNNAPTNAFQVLFKNKSMLILAAALACFHLGNGAMLPLFGLAAATKLPGNPTIFVAVTIIIAQLAMIVMSLAAVRMTERSGYWIVLLISFIALPVRGLVASQMISYTGLFPVQILDGIGAGLQSVAVPGLVAHLLNGTGRVNIGQGAVMTVQGIGASLSPAIGGWLAQSIGYSSTFLLLGSFASVSILLWVVFGATLKSECAVTPAVAPAH; encoded by the coding sequence ATGGCCGATATGCAGGCTGGTATCGGCCCGTTTCTCGGCGTTTTTTTGCTGGCACACGGCTGGAAAAGCGGACTTATCGGCTCCGTAATGACCATTGGCGGGGTAGCAGGTATGCTGATGACGGCTCCGGCAGGTGCCCTTATCGACGCCACCACGCGCAAGCGGATGTATGTGGTCATTGCCGCCGTTGCTACCACGCTGGCATCGGCTATTATCCTGCTTTCGCAGAACTTCTGGCTTGTCTGTCTGTCGCAGGTAGCCACGGCTGTTGCCGGTTCGGCGATTGGTCCGGCCGTAGTCGGTATCACGCTTGGCATCGTCAAACAAACTGAGTTTACCCGCCAGAACGGCTACAATCAGGCATATAACCATGCTGGTAACGTCGTCGGGGCGGCCCTGTCGGGCTACCTCGGTATGCGCTTTGGTATGCCCGCCGTGTTTTATCTAGCGGCTTTGTTCGGGGTACTGGCCATCGTATCAGTATTGCTCATCCCGGCTAAGGCTATCGATGATAAAGCGGCCCGTGGGTTAAGCGATAAGCAGGATAACAACGCACCGACCAACGCGTTTCAGGTGCTTTTCAAGAATAAATCGATGCTGATTCTGGCGGCTGCGCTGGCGTGTTTTCACCTGGGTAACGGGGCCATGCTGCCGCTGTTTGGGCTGGCGGCTGCGACAAAATTGCCCGGCAACCCCACCATTTTTGTCGCCGTGACGATTATCATTGCCCAGCTAGCTATGATCGTGATGTCGCTGGCTGCGGTTCGAATGACCGAGAGAAGCGGGTACTGGATTGTGCTACTTATCTCGTTTATTGCCCTGCCCGTGCGGGGACTGGTGGCTTCCCAGATGATCTCGTATACGGGCCTGTTTCCGGTTCAGATACTCGATGGCATTGGCGCGGGGCTGCAAAGCGTCGCTGTTCCCGGACTGGTAGCGCATCTGCTCAACGGCACGGGGCGGGTCAACATCGGGCAGGGTGCCGTCATGACGGTGCAGGGCATCGGTGCATCGCTCAGCCCGGCCATTGGCGGCTGGCTGGCGCAGTCGATCGGGTACTCATCTACCTTTTTACTGTTGGGTAGCTTCGCGTCAGTCTCAATTTTGCTGTGGGTTGTTTTCGGGGCTACGCTCAAATCAGAGTGCGCCGTGACGCCGGCCGTTGCGCCCGCGCACTGA
- a CDS encoding arsenic transporter: MPHTYIWIITFLAIAGVIIRPFNIPEAIWAVTGAVLLLVLGLITPAETWSGIAKGADVYLFLTGMMLLAETAREEKLFDWLAAQATQRASGSASRLFGLIYLVGVVVTTFLSNDATAVVLTPAVAAAVKAAKVDKPLPYLFICAFIANAASFVLPISNPANLVIYGTHMPPLGQWLVQYSLPSIVSIAVTYLVLRFTQRDALRESIETNIAIPALSPGGKLAMLGIGATALTLLTASALDAELGLPTAITGILTSIVVLIRAKKSPWEVVKGVSWAVLPLVAGLFVLVEALDKTGLIQSLTSLLQESTARSVTQTTWLSGVGTALICNLVNNLPAGLIAGTVVQAGQVPEVIKSAILVGIDLGPNLSVTGSLATILWLVALRREGQTVSAWEFLKLGFLVMTTALVCTLGVIWLYHTMAG; encoded by the coding sequence ATGCCTCACACATACATCTGGATTATCACGTTTTTAGCCATCGCGGGCGTCATCATACGGCCGTTCAACATCCCGGAAGCTATCTGGGCCGTAACGGGGGCTGTCCTGCTGCTGGTGCTGGGCCTGATAACCCCCGCCGAAACGTGGTCGGGTATCGCGAAGGGGGCGGACGTGTACTTATTTCTGACCGGAATGATGCTGCTGGCTGAAACAGCCCGGGAGGAAAAACTCTTCGACTGGTTAGCCGCGCAGGCAACACAGCGGGCATCTGGCTCGGCAAGTCGGCTGTTCGGGCTGATTTATCTGGTTGGTGTTGTCGTAACCACGTTCCTCTCGAACGACGCCACGGCAGTGGTGCTCACCCCAGCGGTGGCTGCGGCCGTGAAAGCCGCGAAGGTCGATAAGCCGTTGCCTTACCTGTTTATCTGCGCGTTCATTGCCAATGCCGCTTCTTTCGTGCTGCCCATTTCCAACCCGGCCAATCTGGTTATCTACGGTACCCACATGCCGCCGTTGGGTCAGTGGCTGGTTCAGTATAGTCTGCCATCGATCGTATCGATCGCCGTTACTTACCTGGTACTGCGGTTTACCCAGCGCGACGCACTGCGCGAGTCCATTGAAACCAACATCGCTATTCCTGCGCTGTCGCCGGGGGGTAAGCTGGCGATGCTGGGTATCGGCGCAACTGCTCTCACCTTGCTGACGGCATCGGCACTGGATGCCGAGTTGGGGCTGCCCACCGCAATTACGGGCATACTGACCTCGATTGTGGTGCTGATTCGAGCTAAGAAGAGTCCGTGGGAGGTTGTGAAAGGCGTTTCCTGGGCTGTGCTGCCGCTGGTGGCTGGCTTGTTTGTGCTGGTTGAAGCGCTCGACAAAACCGGCCTTATCCAATCGCTGACGAGCCTGCTCCAAGAAAGCACAGCTCGGTCGGTGACGCAGACAACCTGGTTGAGTGGGGTTGGGACAGCGCTGATTTGTAATCTGGTCAATAACCTGCCGGCTGGCCTGATTGCCGGTACCGTTGTTCAGGCAGGGCAGGTGCCGGAGGTAATCAAAAGTGCGATTCTGGTGGGTATCGACTTGGGCCCCAACTTGTCCGTTACGGGTTCATTGGCCACTATTCTCTGGCTGGTCGCCCTACGTCGGGAGGGGCAGACGGTCAGCGCTTGGGAGTTTCTCAAGCTCGGTTTTCTGGTCATGACAACCGCGCTGGTCTGCACACTCGGGGTTATCTGGCTTTATCATACGATGGCTGGCTAA
- a CDS encoding DMT family transporter, translating into MQNISPIWLYPLIILAGAFQAWGPPMNGALLKSVQNPWLASVVSFLPVVAFLLCLFLCMPKPMPTTESLATMPWWAPLGGLIGAGAVVAGLMFVDRVGAGTLAGLTITANILMSLVIDKYGWFNVEIHPLSIGRTIGAVLMVIGVYLISKF; encoded by the coding sequence ATGCAAAACATCAGTCCAATCTGGCTGTATCCCCTCATCATTCTGGCTGGTGCCTTTCAGGCATGGGGTCCACCGATGAACGGGGCTTTGCTCAAATCCGTACAGAATCCCTGGCTGGCCAGCGTCGTTTCGTTTTTACCGGTCGTGGCTTTTCTATTGTGCCTGTTTTTGTGTATGCCCAAGCCCATGCCGACTACCGAAAGCCTGGCTACCATGCCCTGGTGGGCACCACTTGGCGGACTGATTGGTGCTGGTGCGGTGGTGGCAGGGCTGATGTTTGTCGACCGGGTCGGGGCGGGTACGCTGGCCGGATTAACCATCACGGCGAACATTCTGATGTCGCTTGTCATCGACAAATACGGCTGGTTCAACGTGGAGATTCACCCGCTCAGCATCGGACGAACAATTGGCGCCGTGCTGATGGTGATAGGCGTGTATCTCATCTCCAAGTTCTAG